In Agrobacterium vitis, one genomic interval encodes:
- a CDS encoding ABC transporter ATP-binding protein yields MATSVTLQKVFKRYGALEVIHGVDLEITPGEFVVFVGPSGCGKSTLLRMIAGLEPISGGTLLLDGQRMNEVPAAKRGIAMVFQSYALYPHMTVYKNLAFGLETAGMKKKDIEPRVQRAADILQIQPLLGRKPKALSGGQRQRVAIGRAIVREPNIFLFDEPLSNLDAELRVQMRVEIAKLHQSLGNTMIYVTHDQVEAMTMADTIVVLKGGYIEQVGAPLDLYNNPKNKFVAGFIGSPRMNFIETRLVEAGDRTAVELNGKPVDMARTSLGAQVGQKVSVGVRPEHLSLRPAEITLGEAHVDLVEHLGGQTILYLSMQDGQSIAMVMEDQQAIRKGEKVTIHIDSKRCYLFDDAGNRVNGGVNR; encoded by the coding sequence ATGGCGACAAGCGTCACCCTGCAAAAGGTCTTCAAACGGTATGGCGCGCTTGAAGTGATCCATGGCGTGGATCTCGAGATCACGCCAGGAGAATTCGTGGTGTTTGTTGGCCCGTCCGGCTGCGGAAAATCCACGCTGCTGCGGATGATCGCTGGGCTTGAGCCGATTTCCGGTGGCACTCTGCTGCTGGATGGGCAACGGATGAACGAAGTGCCGGCGGCCAAGCGCGGCATTGCCATGGTCTTTCAGTCCTATGCGCTCTATCCGCATATGACGGTTTATAAAAATCTGGCCTTCGGTCTGGAAACGGCTGGCATGAAGAAGAAGGATATCGAGCCCCGCGTCCAGCGTGCTGCCGATATCTTGCAGATCCAGCCGCTGCTGGGTCGAAAGCCCAAGGCTTTGTCCGGCGGGCAGCGCCAGCGCGTCGCCATCGGGCGGGCCATTGTCCGCGAGCCAAATATCTTCCTGTTCGACGAGCCCCTGTCTAACCTCGATGCCGAATTGCGGGTGCAGATGCGTGTCGAGATCGCCAAGCTCCACCAGAGCCTCGGCAATACCATGATCTATGTGACCCATGACCAGGTCGAGGCCATGACCATGGCCGATACGATTGTGGTGCTGAAAGGCGGCTATATCGAACAGGTTGGTGCGCCGCTTGATCTCTATAACAACCCGAAAAATAAATTCGTCGCCGGCTTCATCGGTTCGCCGCGCATGAATTTCATCGAGACCCGGCTGGTGGAGGCCGGAGACAGAACCGCTGTTGAGCTGAACGGCAAGCCGGTCGATATGGCACGGACAAGCCTTGGCGCACAGGTCGGGCAAAAGGTCAGCGTCGGTGTCCGGCCCGAACATCTCAGTCTGCGTCCAGCCGAAATTACCCTTGGTGAGGCGCATGTCGATCTGGTCGAACATCTGGGCGGGCAGACCATTCTCTATTTGTCCATGCAGGACGGTCAGTCGATTGCCATGGTGATGGAAGACCAGCAGGCGATCCGCAAGGGCGAGAAGGTGACGATCCATATCGACTCGAAACGCTGCTATTTGTTCGACGATGCCGGAAACCGGGTAAACGGTGGTGTGAACCGATAG
- a CDS encoding carbohydrate ABC transporter permease, translating into MTDAALASSPDIHAQEKRRWPVSLILHIVLAAASLVMLYPLLWMLSGSIKDQSEIFGQASLIPSKVDFSAYMRGWFSTQVSFGTYFWNSLVIAVLTVVGNLFSCSLAAYAFARLEFRGRNIWFALMLGTLMLPYHVTLIPQYILFLEMGWVKTILPLVVPKFLAVDAFFIFLMVQFFRGIPRELDEAAMMDGCSPWRIYWRIMMPLSLPVLATAAIFSFIWSWDDFFGPLIYLSDINTYTVQLGLRSFVDSTGSSDWSGLFAMSSLSLVPIFLIFLFCQRLLIDGIATAGLKR; encoded by the coding sequence ATGACTGATGCAGCACTTGCTTCCTCCCCGGACATCCATGCGCAGGAAAAACGGCGCTGGCCGGTCTCCCTTATCCTGCATATCGTTCTGGCGGCAGCCTCGCTGGTCATGCTCTATCCGCTGTTGTGGATGCTGTCCGGCTCGATCAAGGATCAGAGCGAGATCTTCGGCCAGGCCTCGCTGATCCCTTCGAAAGTGGATTTCAGTGCCTATATGCGAGGCTGGTTCAGCACCCAGGTCAGTTTCGGCACCTATTTCTGGAACTCGCTGGTCATTGCCGTGCTGACGGTGGTGGGCAATTTGTTTTCCTGCTCGCTGGCGGCTTACGCCTTTGCCCGCCTGGAGTTTCGGGGCCGAAATATCTGGTTTGCGCTGATGCTGGGGACGCTGATGCTGCCCTATCACGTCACGCTCATCCCCCAATATATCCTGTTTCTCGAAATGGGATGGGTGAAGACCATCCTGCCGCTCGTCGTGCCGAAGTTTCTGGCGGTCGATGCGTTTTTCATCTTCCTGATGGTGCAGTTCTTCCGTGGAATTCCGCGCGAACTGGACGAGGCGGCAATGATGGACGGGTGCAGCCCCTGGCGGATCTATTGGCGGATTATGATGCCGCTCTCTCTGCCGGTTTTGGCAACGGCAGCGATTTTCTCCTTCATCTGGAGCTGGGATGATTTCTTCGGTCCGCTGATCTATCTGAGCGATATCAATACCTACACGGTGCAGCTTGGGTTGCGGTCCTTCGTGGACTCGACCGGCAGTTCCGACTGGAGCGGACTGTTTGCCATGTCCAGTCTGTCGCTGGTGCCGATTTTCCTGATTTTCCTGTTTTGCCAACGCTTGCTGATCGACGGTATCGCCACGGCCGGTCTGAAGCGTTGA
- a CDS encoding DUF1127 domain-containing protein — protein MNVARSLNNWRKYRQTVSELGRMTSRELQDLGIERSDIRRVARASVAG, from the coding sequence ATGAACGTAGCACGCTCCTTGAACAACTGGCGCAAGTATCGTCAGACCGTTTCCGAACTTGGCCGCATGACCAGCCGCGAGTTGCAGGATCTCGGCATTGAACGGAGTGACATCCGTCGCGTTGCCCGGGCCTCCGTTGCCGGTTGA
- a CDS encoding sensor histidine kinase, whose amino-acid sequence MKKRLVAVVLTALSPALGMLVYNEVSARAERYAEVHRQVFETARQAASEVKSVVEGVKALLIATAVIPVVAGQDKQACTNVLKSVAARVTQVRNIVVLDRNGKLVCDNMGWEVGSDFSDRDYVRQALRSDALSIGNYTVSRISNAPIVPMALAIKRGSETVGVLATAVHLEWLEQRIVQRGLPPGGWITIADRNGIVLARNPGPEKFVGTQILPPYHTLVQAQQPGTTERVGQDGIRRIMGYVPVSPDNPFYVSAGFSADQAFAPIDRASLLGLAMIAVGAGLALLAAFFIGNRLILGPITHIVAVLQRWRQGDLAARTGMTGRSSELGQVGATVDSLLDELEARRCEAARAEENRKLVARELAHRVKNTMAMIQAIARQTFKDRSQENGVFARRVAALAGAYDILLSEDWKSAGLRDVLERALQPFDSEGDRRIVLQGAACTLPPEAAVALSLIAHELATNAVKYGSLRERDGRVKVEWRQEQDRIELEWREEEGPPVVDPTLQGSDPHGLKGPGVEGFGSRLIRSAFPRSLSPKISSDFRPDGLRFHLSFAVVQPGLGQSSLSGQSETAQAGALDKPQTLAALEA is encoded by the coding sequence GTGAAAAAGAGACTGGTCGCTGTGGTCTTGACGGCGTTGTCACCGGCATTGGGAATGCTGGTTTACAATGAAGTGAGTGCGCGTGCCGAACGCTATGCCGAAGTTCATCGTCAGGTATTCGAAACTGCCCGGCAGGCGGCGTCCGAGGTGAAAAGCGTCGTGGAAGGCGTCAAGGCCCTGCTGATTGCCACCGCGGTTATTCCGGTGGTGGCCGGTCAGGATAAACAGGCCTGTACCAACGTGCTGAAATCGGTAGCCGCCAGGGTGACGCAGGTCCGCAATATCGTCGTTCTCGATCGCAACGGCAAACTGGTCTGCGACAATATGGGCTGGGAGGTCGGCAGCGACTTCAGCGATCGCGACTATGTTCGGCAAGCCCTTCGTTCCGATGCGTTGTCGATTGGCAATTACACGGTCAGCCGGATCTCGAACGCACCAATCGTGCCAATGGCGCTGGCCATCAAGCGAGGCTCCGAGACAGTTGGTGTGCTGGCCACGGCGGTGCATCTTGAGTGGCTGGAACAGCGCATCGTTCAGCGAGGCCTTCCGCCTGGCGGTTGGATCACCATTGCTGACCGCAACGGTATCGTGCTTGCCCGCAACCCGGGGCCTGAAAAATTCGTTGGCACCCAGATTCTACCGCCCTATCACACGCTGGTTCAAGCCCAACAACCCGGCACGACGGAACGTGTAGGTCAGGACGGAATACGCCGGATTATGGGTTATGTTCCCGTTTCACCCGACAATCCATTTTATGTCAGCGCTGGATTTTCGGCGGACCAGGCTTTCGCGCCGATTGATCGGGCCTCTCTCTTGGGATTGGCGATGATCGCTGTGGGCGCAGGTCTCGCTCTCCTTGCCGCCTTTTTTATCGGAAATCGTTTAATCCTTGGCCCGATCACTCACATCGTTGCCGTTCTTCAGCGATGGCGCCAAGGGGATCTCGCGGCCAGAACCGGGATGACCGGGCGCTCCAGCGAATTGGGACAGGTTGGCGCCACGGTCGATAGTCTTCTGGACGAATTGGAAGCACGCCGATGTGAGGCAGCGCGCGCTGAAGAAAACCGCAAACTTGTGGCCAGAGAGTTGGCGCACCGTGTCAAGAATACGATGGCGATGATCCAGGCCATTGCAAGGCAGACGTTCAAGGACCGCTCGCAGGAAAATGGCGTTTTTGCCCGGCGCGTTGCAGCCCTTGCGGGAGCCTATGATATCCTTTTGTCGGAAGATTGGAAAAGTGCCGGGTTGCGCGATGTCCTCGAGCGGGCGCTTCAACCTTTCGATAGCGAGGGTGACAGGCGGATTGTTCTCCAGGGGGCAGCCTGCACCTTGCCGCCGGAGGCTGCTGTCGCGCTATCGCTGATCGCGCACGAACTTGCCACAAATGCCGTGAAATACGGGTCTCTTCGCGAACGCGATGGACGTGTCAAGGTAGAATGGCGGCAAGAGCAGGATCGGATCGAGCTGGAATGGCGGGAAGAAGAGGGGCCGCCGGTTGTTGATCCCACTCTTCAAGGTTCTGATCCCCATGGTCTCAAAGGGCCCGGCGTCGAAGGGTTTGGGTCGCGGTTGATCCGCAGTGCTTTCCCTCGCAGCCTGTCTCCCAAGATCAGCAGCGATTTCCGGCCCGATGGTCTTCGCTTCCATCTTTCCTTCGCTGTGGTCCAGCCAGGGTTAGGACAGTCGTCGCTGTCAGGGCAGTCCGAGACAGCGCAAGCCGGTGCTTTGGATAAGCCGCAAACACTCGCCGCTTTGGAGGCTTGA
- a CDS encoding spermine/spermidine synthase domain-containing protein, with the protein MLPWIQLDSAAIPDGGGDLRLKQRGQEFSIMLGANELMNSRLSGSEEALATLACEKIRACEKPSLLIGGLGMGFTLRAALGVLQADARVTVAELVPAVVAWARGPMAEVHKGSLDDPRVDIHVGDVGALIRSKRAAYDAILLDVDNGPDGLTRASNDSLYNAAGLRAAKAALRPKGVLAVWSSAPDAAFTRRLREAGFVTEEVQVRANGKRGGARHLLWMAVNG; encoded by the coding sequence ATGCTTCCCTGGATACAGCTTGACAGTGCCGCCATTCCCGATGGCGGCGGCGACCTGCGCCTGAAGCAGCGGGGCCAGGAATTCTCGATCATGCTTGGCGCCAACGAGTTGATGAACAGCCGGCTGAGCGGCTCGGAAGAGGCGCTGGCGACGCTTGCCTGCGAGAAGATAAGGGCCTGCGAGAAGCCCAGCCTGCTGATCGGCGGGCTTGGCATGGGGTTTACCCTGCGTGCAGCCCTCGGCGTGTTGCAAGCCGATGCCCGCGTGACCGTGGCCGAATTGGTGCCAGCTGTGGTCGCCTGGGCGCGTGGGCCGATGGCGGAGGTTCATAAGGGCAGTCTCGATGATCCGCGTGTCGATATTCATGTCGGCGATGTTGGCGCGCTGATCCGCTCAAAGCGCGCCGCCTATGACGCCATTCTGCTTGATGTCGATAATGGTCCGGACGGATTGACCCGCGCCTCCAATGACAGTCTCTACAATGCCGCTGGACTGCGTGCCGCCAAAGCTGCCTTGCGGCCTAAAGGCGTGCTGGCCGTCTGGTCTTCTGCACCGGATGCCGCCTTTACCCGCAGGTTGCGGGAGGCAGGATTTGTCACCGAGGAAGTCCAGGTGCGCGCCAACGGTAAACGCGGCGGGGCGCGCCACCTGTTGTGGATGGCGGTCAACGGATGA
- a CDS encoding Gfo/Idh/MocA family protein, with amino-acid sequence MSKIFNVAVIGLGIGARHIREGYMPNTDLFRVATICDLDPARLAQFGEEFSVAGRTDDFDAVLNDPSIDIVDICTPPSTHYELIFRALDAGKHVICEKPLVGSLAEIDRLMIHEKTAKGRLMPIFQYRYGDGVHKARRIIEAGLAGKAYIATSETHWTRLSDYYAVPWRGKWATELGGVLMTHAIHINDMLSYLLGPVASLYARVATRVNPIEVEDCVSLSLEMTSGALATVSATLGSAEETSRLKLCFEHVTFESSHAPYHPGGDPWRIIPANPEIGQKIDALLEGWVPMAQLFSGQMQAFHDCLVNDTPTPVTTEDARRSLEFLTACYWSATHKQEVHFPVGSDNAYYDSWRHN; translated from the coding sequence ATGTCTAAGATTTTCAACGTTGCCGTCATTGGCCTTGGTATCGGCGCCCGTCATATCCGTGAGGGCTATATGCCGAACACGGATCTGTTCCGGGTCGCGACGATCTGCGATCTCGATCCCGCCCGTCTGGCTCAGTTTGGCGAGGAATTTTCCGTTGCTGGCCGGACCGACGATTTCGACGCCGTGCTCAACGATCCATCCATCGACATTGTTGATATCTGCACGCCGCCCTCCACCCATTACGAGCTGATCTTTAGGGCGTTGGACGCGGGCAAGCATGTGATCTGCGAAAAGCCACTTGTCGGCTCGCTTGCGGAAATCGACCGGTTGATGATCCATGAGAAGACCGCCAAAGGCCGGTTGATGCCGATTTTCCAGTACCGTTACGGCGACGGCGTCCACAAGGCGCGCCGGATCATCGAGGCGGGTCTGGCCGGCAAAGCCTATATCGCTACGTCAGAAACCCATTGGACGCGGCTGTCGGACTATTACGCCGTGCCGTGGCGAGGCAAATGGGCGACAGAACTGGGTGGCGTGCTGATGACCCATGCCATCCATATCAACGATATGTTGAGCTATCTTCTGGGTCCGGTCGCCTCGCTCTATGCCCGAGTCGCTACTCGCGTCAATCCGATTGAAGTGGAGGACTGCGTCAGCCTCAGCCTGGAAATGACAAGCGGTGCCTTGGCAACCGTGTCGGCGACGTTGGGTTCGGCGGAGGAAACCTCGCGGCTGAAGCTGTGCTTTGAACATGTGACCTTCGAAAGCAGCCATGCGCCTTACCATCCCGGCGGCGATCCCTGGCGGATCATTCCGGCCAATCCTGAGATCGGGCAGAAGATCGACGCCCTGCTTGAGGGTTGGGTGCCGATGGCCCAGCTGTTTTCCGGCCAGATGCAGGCTTTCCATGACTGCCTGGTCAATGACACGCCGACGCCGGTCACGACGGAAGATGCCCGCCGCTCGCTGGAATTTCTCACCGCTTGCTATTGGAGCGCCACTCATAAGCAGGAGGTGCATTTCCCAGTTGGTAGCGACAATGCCTATTACGACAGCTGGAGGCATAACTGA
- a CDS encoding Gfo/Idh/MocA family protein, translating into MSALRFAVIGINHDHIFGQIAFMLDAGAEFSTFFAEEDELAQAFAARYPQARRVADHRQILEDPSIALILSAAIPANRAEIAIAAMRHGKDVMLDKPGMTTFEQLEAVRKVQAETKRIVSILYSEHFETACTVEAGNLVKAGMIGEVIHTTGLGPHRLRKPHRPNWFFDRAHYGGVLIDIASHQCEQFLFFTGAKDAQILSASTANRANPDTPGLEDYGDIHLTTGKATGYIRVDWFTPDGLPTWGDGRLFIIGTEGTIELRKYLDIEGRPGADHLFLTDKTGTRYIDCSKTERPYGRQLLADIRDRTETAMGQEHCFKAMELALKAQAFADAAKQKGAGNV; encoded by the coding sequence ATGAGTGCCTTGCGTTTTGCCGTTATCGGCATCAATCATGATCATATTTTCGGCCAGATCGCTTTCATGCTGGACGCCGGAGCGGAGTTTTCGACGTTTTTTGCAGAAGAAGATGAATTGGCCCAGGCCTTTGCAGCACGCTACCCACAGGCGCGCCGCGTTGCCGACCACAGACAGATCCTTGAAGATCCATCGATTGCCCTGATCCTGTCGGCGGCCATTCCCGCCAACCGCGCCGAGATCGCTATTGCCGCCATGCGTCATGGCAAGGATGTGATGCTGGACAAGCCGGGCATGACGACGTTTGAGCAATTGGAAGCGGTGCGAAAGGTCCAGGCGGAAACGAAGCGGATCGTTTCCATCCTCTATTCCGAACATTTCGAGACGGCCTGCACAGTGGAGGCAGGCAATCTGGTCAAGGCCGGAATGATCGGCGAGGTGATCCACACGACCGGCCTTGGTCCGCATCGGCTGCGCAAGCCGCATCGGCCCAATTGGTTTTTCGACCGGGCGCACTATGGCGGGGTGCTGATCGACATCGCCTCGCACCAATGCGAACAATTCCTGTTTTTCACCGGCGCAAAAGACGCGCAAATCCTGTCGGCGAGCACCGCGAACCGCGCCAATCCCGACACGCCCGGCCTTGAGGATTACGGCGATATTCACCTGACCACCGGCAAGGCCACCGGCTATATCAGGGTCGATTGGTTCACCCCCGATGGCCTGCCGACCTGGGGTGATGGACGGCTGTTCATTATTGGCACGGAAGGGACAATAGAGCTTCGGAAATACCTCGATATCGAGGGCCGCCCCGGTGCCGACCATCTGTTCCTGACCGACAAAACCGGTACGCGCTATATCGATTGCAGCAAAACCGAGCGGCCCTATGGCCGGCAATTGCTGGCCGATATCCGGGATCGGACCGAAACAGCCATGGGCCAGGAGCATTGCTTCAAGGCCATGGAACTGGCGCTGAAAGCCCAGGCTTTCGCGGATGCGGCAAAGCAGAAGGGTGCTGGCAATGTCTAA
- a CDS encoding ATPase domain-containing protein — translation MPPRKKAAVASTGIAGLDEILRGGLPLPNLFMLQGAPGSGKTTAAIQFLRAGVEAGESCLYVTLSQSAAELRSIAVSHGWTLDGIHVEELSTTGSIDEADEQSIFMTADLRLDETRKAIEAAIDEHKPQRLVYDSLLEIRLITGDSPRFRRELIGFKSFLSKRKVVALLLDTQSPGLDRSGEEVEGLAHGVIRFDKSLEEYGGVRRRIEVSKMRGVPIADGYHDMAIREGAGVVVFPRIMPSTATEATKPQLIKSGVSELDDMFGGGQEAGTTTLVIGQAGTGKSTMSSLYATAALERGESVALFLFEERLETFFRRSEGLGMQLRQFHKDGKLILRDFNPNEVSPGEFGQIVQDAVVQNKVRVVVIDSLTGYLNSLPHREKAVRDIQSLLKYLARSGVLTMLIVAQHGLLGQNVGIDVDVSFLGDTVLLLRIMEHEGRLRRSITVVKKRHGPHDLDVRELLIESGSVSVVSYNPLPDPK, via the coding sequence ATGCCACCACGCAAAAAAGCTGCGGTTGCCAGTACCGGCATCGCAGGACTGGACGAAATTCTCCGCGGCGGATTGCCCTTACCGAACCTGTTCATGCTTCAAGGCGCTCCCGGATCGGGTAAAACCACCGCAGCCATACAGTTCCTGCGGGCCGGTGTTGAAGCGGGCGAGAGCTGTCTTTATGTGACGCTGTCCCAAAGTGCTGCCGAATTGCGCTCTATTGCGGTTTCCCATGGCTGGACGCTGGACGGTATTCATGTCGAGGAACTTTCGACGACAGGCAGTATCGACGAGGCCGACGAGCAGAGCATTTTCATGACCGCCGACCTGCGGCTCGATGAAACCCGCAAGGCGATAGAAGCTGCTATCGATGAGCATAAGCCGCAGCGCCTGGTGTATGATTCGTTGCTGGAAATCCGGTTGATCACCGGCGACTCCCCCCGTTTCCGCCGGGAATTGATCGGCTTCAAGTCCTTCCTGTCAAAACGAAAGGTCGTGGCGCTGCTTCTCGACACTCAGTCGCCCGGTCTTGACCGCAGCGGCGAGGAGGTCGAAGGTCTGGCCCATGGCGTCATCCGGTTCGACAAGTCGCTGGAAGAGTATGGCGGTGTCCGGCGCCGGATTGAGGTGTCTAAAATGCGCGGCGTGCCGATTGCTGACGGTTATCATGACATGGCGATCCGCGAAGGCGCAGGCGTTGTCGTGTTTCCACGCATCATGCCCAGCACGGCGACAGAAGCGACCAAGCCGCAATTGATCAAATCCGGCGTGAGCGAGTTGGATGACATGTTCGGCGGCGGGCAGGAGGCGGGAACGACGACCCTGGTCATCGGCCAGGCCGGAACGGGCAAATCCACCATGTCGTCGCTCTATGCAACGGCAGCGCTTGAGCGCGGTGAAAGCGTCGCTCTCTTCCTGTTCGAGGAGCGGTTGGAAACGTTTTTCCGCCGGTCTGAAGGCTTGGGCATGCAATTGCGGCAGTTCCATAAGGATGGCAAACTGATCCTGCGTGATTTCAACCCGAATGAAGTCTCACCCGGCGAGTTCGGCCAGATTGTCCAGGATGCCGTCGTTCAGAACAAGGTGCGTGTCGTGGTCATCGACAGCCTGACGGGTTATCTGAATTCATTGCCGCATCGGGAAAAGGCGGTGCGGGATATCCAGTCCCTGCTGAAATACCTTGCGAGATCCGGTGTCCTCACCATGCTGATTGTCGCTCAGCATGGGCTTTTAGGTCAGAATGTCGGCATTGACGTCGATGTCAGCTTCCTCGGCGATACCGTGCTTCTCTTGAGAATCATGGAGCATGAAGGCCGGCTGCGGCGCAGCATCACCGTGGTCAAGAAGCGCCACGGTCCCCATGATCTGGATGTCCGAGAGCTGCTGATCGAAAGCGGTAGCGTCAGCGTCGTTTCCTATAACCCGCTTCCTGATCCGAAATGA
- a CDS encoding carbohydrate ABC transporter permease: MQPISTPSPFRASLARNAPGYLFLLPWFIGFFVLTLGPALFSFWLSLTDYNLLQSPNVVGLDNYIRIATADEKFMSSMRVTLVYVVLSVPLKLTFALLVALLLNKGIRGLPLYRAVFYLPSLLGSSVAIAVVWRQLFDGDGAVNVLLWNTFGIEGPSWISNPDYSLYTLVILAVWQFGSPMIIFLAGLRQIPVDMYEAASLDGASKVRMFFKITLPLLTPVIFFNAVVQTIDAFKAFTPAYVISSGTGGPIDSTLFYTLYLYQEAFGYFRMGYAAALAWILVIIIALFTAFSFLSSRYWVHYDD; the protein is encoded by the coding sequence ATGCAGCCTATCTCGACACCGTCGCCGTTCAGGGCCAGTCTGGCGCGCAATGCGCCGGGCTATCTATTTCTCCTGCCCTGGTTCATCGGCTTTTTCGTACTCACGCTCGGCCCGGCACTGTTTTCCTTCTGGCTGTCGCTGACCGACTACAATCTGCTGCAATCGCCTAATGTCGTCGGCCTGGACAATTACATCCGCATCGCCACGGCTGACGAAAAATTCATGTCCTCCATGCGGGTGACGCTGGTTTATGTGGTGCTGTCGGTGCCGCTGAAACTGACCTTCGCCCTGCTGGTTGCCCTGTTGCTCAATAAAGGCATTCGTGGCCTGCCGCTCTACCGGGCGGTCTTCTACCTGCCATCGCTTCTGGGCTCCAGCGTCGCCATCGCTGTGGTCTGGCGGCAATTGTTCGATGGTGACGGTGCGGTCAACGTGCTGCTTTGGAATACCTTCGGCATCGAAGGGCCAAGCTGGATCTCCAATCCGGACTACTCTCTTTATACGCTGGTCATCCTGGCTGTCTGGCAATTCGGCTCGCCGATGATCATCTTTCTGGCTGGCCTTCGACAGATCCCGGTCGATATGTATGAGGCGGCCAGCCTGGATGGGGCTTCCAAAGTGCGGATGTTCTTCAAGATCACCCTGCCTTTGCTGACGCCGGTGATCTTCTTCAATGCCGTGGTCCAGACCATCGATGCCTTCAAGGCCTTTACGCCCGCCTATGTGATCTCGTCGGGCACCGGTGGACCGATCGATTCCACGCTGTTTTATACGCTCTACCTTTACCAGGAAGCCTTTGGCTATTTCCGGATGGGGTATGCGGCAGCGCTTGCCTGGATCCTGGTGATCATCATAGCGCTGTTCACGGCCTTTTCCTTCCTGTCCTCGCGCTATTGGGTGCATTACGATGACTGA
- a CDS encoding SDR family oxidoreductase: MIDKPTPPFSKQQQSIPGLTRDMDPVPDHGETTYKGSGRLAGKKAVITGADSGIGRAVALAYAREGADVLLSYLSEHEDAEETKRLVEEAGRKAVLVAGDLQKADHCRLIIDKAVSELGGIDILVNNAAHQKTFEQIEDISDEEWELTFRVNIHAMFYLTKAAVKHMKPGAAIINTASINADTPSPTLLAYATTKGAIQNFTAGLAQLLAERGIRANTVAPGPIWTPLIPSTMPPERVSSFGEQVPMKRPGQPAELATAYVMLADPLSSYVSGATIAVTGGKPIL; this comes from the coding sequence ATGATCGATAAACCGACGCCACCCTTTTCCAAGCAACAACAGTCTATTCCGGGACTGACCCGCGACATGGATCCCGTGCCCGATCACGGCGAAACGACCTATAAGGGTTCGGGGCGGCTTGCCGGCAAGAAGGCGGTAATAACAGGTGCTGATAGTGGCATCGGGCGGGCTGTGGCCCTGGCCTATGCCCGAGAGGGTGCTGATGTGCTGCTCTCCTATCTCAGCGAACATGAGGATGCCGAGGAAACCAAGCGCCTTGTGGAAGAGGCGGGTCGCAAGGCCGTGCTGGTGGCGGGCGATTTGCAAAAGGCCGACCATTGCCGTCTCATCATAGACAAGGCGGTTTCCGAGCTTGGCGGTATCGATATTCTCGTCAACAACGCCGCCCATCAAAAGACTTTCGAGCAGATCGAGGATATCAGCGATGAGGAATGGGAATTGACGTTCAGGGTCAATATCCACGCAATGTTCTATCTGACGAAAGCTGCCGTCAAGCATATGAAGCCCGGTGCGGCGATTATCAATACCGCCTCGATCAACGCCGATACGCCGAGCCCCACTTTGCTGGCTTATGCAACGACCAAGGGCGCCATCCAGAATTTCACGGCAGGCCTCGCCCAGCTTCTGGCGGAAAGAGGTATCCGCGCCAATACCGTTGCGCCCGGCCCGATCTGGACGCCACTCATCCCTTCAACCATGCCGCCGGAACGGGTCTCGAGCTTTGGCGAGCAGGTGCCGATGAAACGACCGGGCCAACCGGCTGAACTTGCAACGGCCTATGTGATGCTGGCCGACCCCCTTTCAAGCTATGTTTCCGGCGCCACCATCGCAGTCACAGGTGGCAAGCCGATTCTCTAG